A genome region from Clupea harengus chromosome 7, Ch_v2.0.2, whole genome shotgun sequence includes the following:
- the grk5l gene encoding G protein-coupled receptor kinase 5 isoform X2, whose amino-acid sequence MELENIVANTVLLKAREGGGGKRKGRSKKWKEILRFPHISQCTELCSSIERDYSSFCEKQPIGRLLFRLYCDTRPELQQCILLLDAMEDYEVTPDEKRKSRGDEIIRKFLTKQSPQCIPVVESFAQECQDNLDLLPCREIFSDCSKILHDYLSGAPFSDYQNSMYFDRFLQWKMLERQSITKDTFRQYRVLGKGGFGEVCACQVRATGKMYACKKLEKKRIKKRKGESMALNEKQILEKVNSRFVVSLAYAYETKDALCLVLTIMNGGDLKFHIYNMGTPGFEKERVQFYAAEICLGLSHLHRENIVYRDLKPENILLDDNGHLRISDLGLALKLVDGEPIRGRVGTVGYMAPEVINNEKYSMSPDWWGLGCLVYEMTAGRSPFRARKERVKREEVEKRVLEEEEEYSDKFTEDTKAICRLLLTKDPKQRLGCQSDGSASVKAHHFFKSINFKRLEAGILDPSFVPDPRAVYCKDVLDIEQFSTVKGVNLDQTDNDFYSKFATGSVSIPWQTEMIETEVFSDLNVFGPDGSRPPDLDWHQPLEPPRRRLLDRLFRRHVSTQRGPSPTAESRLPV is encoded by the exons aacGTGACTACTCCAGCTTCTGTGAAAAGCAGCCCATAGGCCGCCTGCTGTTCCGCCTGTACTGTGACACCAGACCTGAGCTGCAGCAATGCATTCTGCTGCTGGATGCGatg GAAGATTACGAAGTCACGCCAGACGAGAAGAGGAAGAGCCGAGGGGACGAGATAATCCGGAAGTTTCTCACCAAGCAG TCCCCTCAGTGCATACCTGTGGTGGAGAGTTTTGCTCAGGAGTGCCAAGACAACCTGGACCTATTGCCTTGCAGAGAGATCTTCAGTGACTGTAGCAA gatTCTTCATGACTACCTGAGTGGCGCTCCTTTCTCCGACTACCAGAACAGCATGTACTTCGACCgcttcctgcagtggaaaatgcTGGAGAG GCAGTCAATCACTAAAGACACGTTTCGACAATACCGTGTGCTGGGAAAAGGAGGCTTTGGTGAG gtgtgtgcatgtcaggtGCGGGCCACGGGGAAGATGTACGCCTGCAAGAAGCTGGAGAAGAAGCGGATTAAGAAGAGGAAGGGCGAGTCCATGGCCCTCAATGAGAAACAGATCCTGGAGAAAGTCAACAGCAGATTTGTG GTGAGCTTAGCGTACGCATACGAGACCAAAGATGCGCTGTGCCTAGTGCTGACGATCATGAATGGCGGCGacctgaagttccacatatacAACATGGGCACGCCGGGCTTCGAGAAGGAACGCGTGCAGTTCTACGCTGCTGAGATCTGCTTGGGCTTATCACACCTGCACAGAGAGAACATCGTCTACAG GGATTTAAAACCAGAGAATATTCTTTTAGATGATAATG GCCACCTCAGGATATCTGACCTGGGATTGGCTCTCAAGTTGGTGGATGGTGAGCCAATCAGAGGCCGTGTAGGCACTGTGGGGTACATGG CCCCAGAAGTGATTAACAACGAGAAGTACTCCATGAGCCCAGACTGGTGGGGCCTCGGCTGTCTTGTCTACGAGATGACCGCCGGACGTTCGCCCTTCCGCGCACGCAAAGAGCGCGTGAAgcgggaggaggtggagaagagggtgctggaggaggaggaggagtacagCGACAAGTTCACAGAGGACACCAAAGCCATCTGCAGGCTG CTGTTGACCAAAGACCCCAAGCAGAGGTTGGGGTGTCAGTCTGATGGGTCAGCGTCAGTCAAAGCTCATCACTTCTTCAAGAGCATCAACTTTAAGAGGCTGGAGGCCGGGATCTTAGACCCTTCCTTTGTGCCTGAT cCCAGGGCAGTGTACTGTAAAGATGTCCTGGACATTGAGCAGTTCTCCACGGTTAAAGGCGTGAACCTTGACCAAACAGACAATGATTTCTACTCCAAGTTTGCTACTGGCAGCGTATCCATCCCCTGGCAGACTGAG ATGATCGAAACAGAGGTCTTCAGTGATCTGAATGTGTTTGGGCCAGACGGCTCCCGCCCTCCTGACCTGGACTGGCACCAACCCCTAGAACCTCCCCGCCGCAGGCTTCTGGACCGGCTCTTCAGGAGACATGTGAG CACCCAGAGGGGTCCATCGCCAACTGCCGAGTCTCGTCTTCCAGTGTGA
- the grk5l gene encoding G protein-coupled receptor kinase 5 isoform X1 encodes MELENIVANTVLLKAREGGGGKRKGRSKKWKEILRFPHISQCTELCSSIERDYSSFCEKQPIGRLLFRLYCDTRPELQQCILLLDAMEDYEVTPDEKRKSRGDEIIRKFLTKQSPQCIPVVESFAQECQDNLDLLPCREIFSDCSKILHDYLSGAPFSDYQNSMYFDRFLQWKMLERQSITKDTFRQYRVLGKGGFGEVCACQVRATGKMYACKKLEKKRIKKRKGESMALNEKQILEKVNSRFVVSLAYAYETKDALCLVLTIMNGGDLKFHIYNMGTPGFEKERVQFYAAEICLGLSHLHRENIVYRDLKPENILLDDNGHLRISDLGLALKLVDGEPIRGRVGTVGYMAPEVINNEKYSMSPDWWGLGCLVYEMTAGRSPFRARKERVKREEVEKRVLEEEEEYSDKFTEDTKAICRLLLTKDPKQRLGCQSDGSASVKAHHFFKSINFKRLEAGILDPSFVPDPRAVYCKDVLDIEQFSTVKGVNLDQTDNDFYSKFATGSVSIPWQTEMIETEVFSDLNVFGPDGSRPPDLDWHQPLEPPRRRLLDRLFRRHHPEGSIANCRVSSSSVNSVDSMSNSAP; translated from the exons aacGTGACTACTCCAGCTTCTGTGAAAAGCAGCCCATAGGCCGCCTGCTGTTCCGCCTGTACTGTGACACCAGACCTGAGCTGCAGCAATGCATTCTGCTGCTGGATGCGatg GAAGATTACGAAGTCACGCCAGACGAGAAGAGGAAGAGCCGAGGGGACGAGATAATCCGGAAGTTTCTCACCAAGCAG TCCCCTCAGTGCATACCTGTGGTGGAGAGTTTTGCTCAGGAGTGCCAAGACAACCTGGACCTATTGCCTTGCAGAGAGATCTTCAGTGACTGTAGCAA gatTCTTCATGACTACCTGAGTGGCGCTCCTTTCTCCGACTACCAGAACAGCATGTACTTCGACCgcttcctgcagtggaaaatgcTGGAGAG GCAGTCAATCACTAAAGACACGTTTCGACAATACCGTGTGCTGGGAAAAGGAGGCTTTGGTGAG gtgtgtgcatgtcaggtGCGGGCCACGGGGAAGATGTACGCCTGCAAGAAGCTGGAGAAGAAGCGGATTAAGAAGAGGAAGGGCGAGTCCATGGCCCTCAATGAGAAACAGATCCTGGAGAAAGTCAACAGCAGATTTGTG GTGAGCTTAGCGTACGCATACGAGACCAAAGATGCGCTGTGCCTAGTGCTGACGATCATGAATGGCGGCGacctgaagttccacatatacAACATGGGCACGCCGGGCTTCGAGAAGGAACGCGTGCAGTTCTACGCTGCTGAGATCTGCTTGGGCTTATCACACCTGCACAGAGAGAACATCGTCTACAG GGATTTAAAACCAGAGAATATTCTTTTAGATGATAATG GCCACCTCAGGATATCTGACCTGGGATTGGCTCTCAAGTTGGTGGATGGTGAGCCAATCAGAGGCCGTGTAGGCACTGTGGGGTACATGG CCCCAGAAGTGATTAACAACGAGAAGTACTCCATGAGCCCAGACTGGTGGGGCCTCGGCTGTCTTGTCTACGAGATGACCGCCGGACGTTCGCCCTTCCGCGCACGCAAAGAGCGCGTGAAgcgggaggaggtggagaagagggtgctggaggaggaggaggagtacagCGACAAGTTCACAGAGGACACCAAAGCCATCTGCAGGCTG CTGTTGACCAAAGACCCCAAGCAGAGGTTGGGGTGTCAGTCTGATGGGTCAGCGTCAGTCAAAGCTCATCACTTCTTCAAGAGCATCAACTTTAAGAGGCTGGAGGCCGGGATCTTAGACCCTTCCTTTGTGCCTGAT cCCAGGGCAGTGTACTGTAAAGATGTCCTGGACATTGAGCAGTTCTCCACGGTTAAAGGCGTGAACCTTGACCAAACAGACAATGATTTCTACTCCAAGTTTGCTACTGGCAGCGTATCCATCCCCTGGCAGACTGAG ATGATCGAAACAGAGGTCTTCAGTGATCTGAATGTGTTTGGGCCAGACGGCTCCCGCCCTCCTGACCTGGACTGGCACCAACCCCTAGAACCTCCCCGCCGCAGGCTTCTGGACCGGCTCTTCAGGAGACAT CACCCAGAGGGGTCCATCGCCAACTGCCGAGTCTCGTCTTCCAGTGTGAACTCTGTGGACTCCATGTCAAACTCTGCCCCCTAG